The following are encoded together in the Poseidonibacter lekithochrous genome:
- a CDS encoding NuoB/complex I 20 kDa subunit family protein has translation MAQHKVNYLQDGGAPIKLTTIDKLVNFGRSNSIWPMTYGLACCAIEMMATGASRYDFDRFGTIFRASPRQSDCIIIAGTLTKKHAEFMRRLYDQMPDPKWVISMGSCANTGGMFNTYATVQGADRIVPVDIYLPGCAPRPETLQYALMTLQKKIRKESIFRAHKKKRLV, from the coding sequence ATGGCACAGCATAAAGTAAATTATTTACAAGACGGTGGCGCACCAATCAAGTTAACAACTATTGATAAGTTAGTTAACTTCGGTAGATCAAATTCTATTTGGCCTATGACTTATGGTTTGGCCTGTTGTGCCATCGAGATGATGGCTACTGGAGCATCTCGATACGATTTCGATAGATTCGGTACAATTTTTAGAGCCAGTCCTAGACAATCAGACTGTATTATTATTGCAGGAACTCTTACAAAGAAACATGCTGAGTTCATGAGAAGACTATATGACCAAATGCCAGATCCAAAATGGGTAATCTCAATGGGATCATGTGCTAACACTGGTGGAATGTTTAATACTTATGCAACTGTTCAAGGTGCAGATAGAATTGTACCAGTTGATATTTATCTTCCAGGATGTGCTCCTAGACCTGAAACATTACAGTATGCACTTATGACTTTACAAAAAAAGATTAGAAAAGAATCAATTTTTAGAGCCCATAAGAAGAAGAGGTTAGTGTAA
- a CDS encoding NADH-ubiquinone oxidoreductase subunit E family protein: MKRFDLRPLKNDFYDRMLELMDKQIVEGETAIIMFEIGDFENIQKSADVIYEAGYTLMNSIKFNEVDWTLVVKKIKPEPREVEEAEEAK, from the coding sequence ATGAAAAGATTTGATTTAAGACCTTTAAAAAATGATTTCTACGACAGAATGTTAGAGCTAATGGATAAACAAATTGTTGAGGGTGAAACTGCAATTATTATGTTTGAAATTGGTGATTTCGAAAACATTCAGAAATCAGCGGATGTTATTTATGAAGCTGGATATACATTAATGAACTCAATTAAGTTTAATGAAGTTGACTGGACTTTAGTGGTTAAAAAAATAAAACCAGAACCAAGAGAAGTTGAAGAAGCAGAGGAAGCAAAATAA
- the nuoD gene encoding NADH dehydrogenase (quinone) subunit D — translation MQQPNRLKPFFENIHFEREDNTMMVNFGPQHPSAHGQLRLVLELQGEEVVKSRPLIGYLHRGMEKMAENMIYNEFLPTTDRMDYIAATSNNYGYALAIEKLLGIEAPRRAEIIRTMLLELNRITSHLFWLATHALDVGAMSMFLYCFREREYAMDLIEDYCGARLTHSAVRIGGVPLDLPSNWTADCLSFLDILHTELEKYEGLLTENRIWKMRLENIGVITPQMAKEWGCSGIALRGSGIKWDLRKEMPYGIYDELDFDVPVSYTNDSYGRYKICIAEMRESAKILKQLVPMYDESECQLMAHAPEYISAPKEQIMTQNYSLMQHFVLVTQGMRPPKGEVYVATESPKGELGYFVVSDGSPYAYRMKIRTPSFQHTAILEELLVGLQLADVVTLIGNLNIVFGEIDR, via the coding sequence ATGCAACAACCAAATAGATTAAAACCTTTCTTTGAAAATATTCATTTCGAGAGAGAAGACAATACAATGATGGTGAACTTTGGACCACAACATCCATCTGCTCACGGTCAATTAAGACTAGTATTAGAACTTCAAGGTGAAGAAGTAGTTAAATCAAGACCATTAATTGGATACCTTCACAGAGGTATGGAGAAAATGGCTGAAAATATGATTTATAATGAATTCTTACCAACTACGGACAGAATGGATTATATTGCTGCTACTTCAAATAACTATGGATATGCCTTAGCTATTGAAAAACTTCTAGGAATTGAAGCTCCAAGAAGAGCTGAAATTATTAGAACAATGCTTTTAGAATTAAATAGAATTACTTCTCACTTATTCTGGTTAGCAACTCACGCACTAGACGTTGGTGCTATGTCTATGTTCCTTTACTGTTTCAGAGAAAGAGAATATGCAATGGACTTAATTGAAGACTATTGTGGAGCTAGACTTACTCACTCAGCAGTTAGAATTGGTGGAGTTCCTTTAGACTTACCATCAAATTGGACAGCTGATTGTTTATCATTCTTAGATATTTTACATACAGAATTAGAAAAGTATGAAGGTTTATTAACAGAGAATAGAATCTGGAAAATGAGACTTGAAAATATCGGTGTTATTACACCTCAAATGGCGAAAGAATGGGGATGTTCTGGTATTGCTTTAAGAGGTTCTGGAATCAAATGGGATTTAAGAAAAGAGATGCCTTACGGTATTTATGATGAATTAGATTTCGATGTTCCAGTTTCTTATACAAATGACTCATACGGTAGATACAAAATTTGTATTGCTGAAATGAGAGAATCTGCGAAGATTTTAAAACAATTAGTACCAATGTATGATGAAAGTGAATGTCAATTAATGGCTCACGCACCTGAGTATATTTCAGCTCCAAAAGAGCAAATCATGACTCAAAACTACTCTTTAATGCAACACTTCGTACTTGTAACACAAGGTATGAGACCACCAAAAGGTGAAGTATATGTTGCTACTGAGTCACCAAAAGGTGAATTAGGATATTTCGTAGTAAGTGATGGTTCTCCATATGCTTATAGAATGAAAATTAGAACACCAAGTTTCCAACATACAGCAATTCTTGAAGAATTATTAGTTGGATTACAGTTAGCCGATGTTGTTACTTTAATTGGTAACTTAAACATTGTATTCGGTGAAATTGATAGATAA
- a CDS encoding tetratricopeptide repeat protein: MIKSSTKLLLTSLFASLILSGCNKYEEALKVLPNEVAQADQCISSNKEFEADCYDLISYKNSIALLRLGIKDFGKGNYKAAIKQYTLAKQRGNLYANALLSDAYFSGKGVPVNAKMGLELLEDVDNADPIAAYKLSFYYLNKKDYSKTVKLLEFAAVNNVKKAQLELAKIYRDGKITKANPQRSQELFKAYEDKTNSFISKIYGL, from the coding sequence ATGATTAAAAGTAGTACAAAACTTTTACTTACTTCACTATTTGCATCATTGATATTAAGTGGATGTAATAAATATGAAGAAGCACTAAAAGTTTTACCAAATGAAGTAGCACAAGCAGACCAGTGTATTAGTTCTAATAAAGAGTTTGAAGCAGACTGTTATGATTTGATTTCTTATAAAAACTCTATTGCACTATTAAGACTTGGAATCAAAGATTTTGGAAAAGGAAATTATAAAGCAGCTATCAAACAATACACTTTGGCAAAACAAAGAGGTAATTTATATGCTAATGCTTTATTATCTGATGCATATTTTAGTGGCAAAGGAGTACCTGTTAATGCGAAAATGGGTCTTGAGCTATTAGAAGATGTGGATAATGCAGATCCTATTGCTGCTTACAAACTATCTTTTTATTATTTAAATAAAAAAGATTATTCAAAAACTGTAAAATTATTAGAATTTGCAGCTGTAAACAATGTAAAAAAAGCACAATTAGAACTAGCAAAAATTTATAGAGATGGGAAAATCACAAAAGCAAACCCACAAAGAAGCCAAGAATTATTCAAAGCTTATGAAGATAAAACAAATAGTTTCATAAGTAAAATCTACGGTTTATAA
- the nuoH gene encoding NADH-quinone oxidoreductase subunit NuoH: MEAGIIIETIIKVVVVLTIFSALAGFTTYIERKVLAFMQRRLGPTNVGPYGLLQIAADGIKLFTKEDFIPANANKPIFMIAPIITAATAFIAMSAIPFFPEFEMFGYTVRPIISDVNVGVLFVLSVGAIGLYGPLLGGMSSANKWALLGGARTAIQLLSYEVVSGLALLAPLMMVGSLSLIDINNYQAGGVSNWIVWSQPLAFILFVIAGFAETNRTPFDLLEHEAELVAGYATEYSGMRWGMFFIGEYAALFTIAFLTALIFLGGFEPLWFIPGGLAIILKVMFLIFIFLWTRAAWPHVRPDQLMWLCWKILMPLAVLNILATGLVIMILE, from the coding sequence ATGGAAGCTGGAATTATAATAGAAACAATAATAAAAGTTGTAGTTGTATTAACAATTTTCTCTGCGTTAGCTGGATTTACAACATATATAGAAAGAAAAGTATTAGCATTTATGCAAAGAAGACTAGGACCTACAAACGTTGGTCCTTACGGTCTTTTACAAATTGCAGCTGATGGTATTAAACTATTCACTAAAGAAGACTTTATTCCTGCAAATGCGAATAAACCAATCTTTATGATTGCACCAATTATTACAGCGGCTACTGCATTTATTGCAATGAGTGCTATTCCTTTCTTCCCTGAATTTGAAATGTTTGGTTATACAGTTAGACCAATTATCTCAGATGTAAATGTTGGGGTTTTATTTGTATTATCAGTTGGAGCAATTGGACTTTATGGACCTTTATTAGGTGGTATGAGTTCTGCTAATAAATGGGCATTACTTGGAGGAGCTAGAACTGCTATTCAACTTTTATCATATGAAGTTGTATCAGGACTTGCTTTACTAGCACCATTAATGATGGTAGGTTCATTATCATTAATTGATATTAATAACTACCAAGCTGGTGGAGTTTCAAACTGGATTGTTTGGTCGCAACCTTTAGCATTTATTTTATTTGTTATTGCTGGATTTGCTGAAACAAACAGAACACCATTTGATTTACTTGAGCATGAAGCTGAATTAGTTGCAGGTTATGCAACTGAGTATTCTGGTATGAGATGGGGAATGTTCTTCATTGGTGAGTATGCAGCATTATTTACAATTGCTTTCTTAACTGCATTAATTTTCCTTGGTGGATTTGAGCCATTATGGTTTATCCCTGGTGGATTAGCAATTATATTAAAAGTAATGTTCTTAATCTTTATATTCTTATGGACAAGAGCAGCTTGGCCACACGTTAGACCTGACCAATTAATGTGGTTATGTTGGAAAATATTAATGCCACTTGCAGTGTTAAATATCTTAGCAACTGGTCTAGTAATAATGATTTTGGAGTAA
- a CDS encoding NADH-quinone oxidoreductase subunit G yields the protein MSDMITLTMDGKSIEAKNGESILNVARENDVFVPAVCYLTRCSPTLACRLCLVEADGKQVYGCNTKVKEGMDVTTVTENISKERRAIMEVYDVNHPLQCGVCDQSGECELQNYSLYMNVDKQSYSIRDIHRPTQHWGVMNYDPALCIMCERCVTVCKDMVGSNALSTVKRGADAIDKTFKAEMPKDAYAMWNKLNKSLIGYDADACTNCGECISACPVGALVSHDFQYTSNAWELKKIPAVNPHSSDCAFMYYEIKQESIDAHATKRIYRVTNEPHFSTVNGAARFAYDFENKCEAKDEAAFNEAVEAFKKANTIKFNSFITNEEALILQKVANKTGAKLVNEDARRYQEFLANYTSTSGKSLYSSTLTEVHDANFVISVGSYLKSDLPNARYALNNSVIMNKGAALYFHPVADPVMEKIGKKGKTTDFIYHAPMAEEAILYFILYKFGKDLPASVADYIASKTETRTKTVVETIKEKVVEIVKDEETGEEKEVSKMVPKKVSKEVEFEYNTLLEEFGKDEAFLELIDSMLAKKDTFSLMVGEDLISHPDSINLAKLCGIIDRYTAFNIVILPTQTNTLGVSQICKLDKEESGFVVGYNETADYELSALGDGNIDMPALNQQEGTFTNIDKKVVPTNAALAFNGYALNDIANVVLNDDIEYTIEYTEELPVEAGFQAVEFDSLPNKFGTDRVEYRGYDLSSTSSEACDETNVSNTAKFEVSENEMVIYQANPINQFNEFTAIAHEFKDNLESGIFFSKAAFDKLELSKGDKVKVNANGSELELNAYTDIQIAGDIAYVSTFDKNSSSKVLFDTYRFNKAQVVKA from the coding sequence ATGAGTGACATGATTACATTAACAATGGACGGTAAATCTATAGAAGCTAAAAATGGTGAATCTATACTTAACGTAGCAAGAGAAAATGATGTTTTTGTTCCTGCTGTATGTTATTTAACAAGATGTTCACCAACACTAGCTTGTAGATTATGTCTAGTTGAAGCTGATGGAAAACAAGTATACGGATGTAATACAAAAGTTAAAGAAGGAATGGACGTTACAACTGTAACTGAAAATATTTCTAAAGAGCGAAGAGCTATTATGGAAGTTTACGATGTAAACCATCCATTACAGTGTGGAGTTTGTGACCAAAGTGGTGAATGTGAACTTCAAAACTACTCTTTATATATGAATGTTGATAAACAATCATACTCAATTAGAGATATTCATAGACCTACTCAACACTGGGGAGTTATGAACTATGATCCTGCATTATGTATTATGTGTGAGAGATGTGTAACTGTATGTAAAGATATGGTTGGTTCAAACGCTCTTTCTACAGTTAAAAGAGGTGCAGATGCAATTGATAAGACATTTAAAGCAGAAATGCCAAAAGATGCTTATGCAATGTGGAACAAATTAAATAAATCTTTAATTGGTTATGACGCTGATGCCTGTACAAACTGTGGTGAGTGTATCTCTGCATGTCCAGTAGGTGCTTTAGTTTCTCATGACTTCCAATACACTTCAAATGCTTGGGAATTAAAGAAAATTCCAGCAGTAAATCCACACTCATCTGATTGTGCATTTATGTACTACGAAATCAAACAAGAATCAATTGATGCTCACGCTACAAAAAGAATTTATAGAGTTACAAATGAACCTCATTTCTCAACTGTAAATGGTGCAGCTAGATTTGCTTATGATTTTGAAAACAAATGTGAAGCAAAAGACGAAGCGGCATTTAATGAAGCAGTAGAAGCTTTCAAAAAAGCAAATACAATTAAATTCAACTCATTTATTACAAATGAAGAAGCATTAATCTTACAAAAAGTAGCTAATAAAACTGGTGCTAAACTTGTAAATGAAGATGCAAGAAGATATCAAGAGTTCTTAGCTAATTATACAAGCACTTCTGGTAAATCTTTATACTCTTCAACACTTACAGAAGTACATGATGCAAACTTTGTAATTTCTGTTGGTTCATATTTAAAATCTGATTTACCAAATGCAAGATATGCATTAAATAACTCAGTAATTATGAATAAAGGTGCTGCTTTATACTTCCACCCAGTTGCGGATCCAGTAATGGAAAAAATTGGTAAAAAAGGTAAAACTACAGACTTTATTTATCATGCACCAATGGCAGAAGAAGCTATTTTATATTTCATTCTTTATAAGTTTGGAAAAGATTTACCAGCATCTGTTGCTGATTATATTGCTTCTAAAACTGAAACTAGAACTAAAACAGTAGTTGAAACTATCAAAGAAAAAGTAGTTGAAATCGTAAAAGATGAAGAAACTGGTGAAGAAAAAGAAGTTTCAAAAATGGTTCCTAAAAAAGTTTCTAAAGAAGTTGAGTTTGAATACAACACTTTATTAGAAGAGTTTGGAAAAGATGAAGCCTTCTTAGAATTAATTGATTCAATGTTAGCTAAAAAAGATACATTCTCATTAATGGTTGGAGAAGATTTAATTTCTCATCCAGATTCAATTAACTTAGCTAAGTTATGTGGAATTATTGATAGATATACTGCATTTAATATTGTTATCTTACCAACACAAACTAACACATTAGGTGTTTCTCAAATTTGTAAATTAGATAAAGAAGAATCAGGATTTGTTGTAGGTTACAACGAAACTGCTGATTACGAATTATCTGCTTTAGGTGATGGAAATATTGATATGCCAGCACTTAATCAACAAGAAGGAACATTTACTAATATTGATAAAAAAGTTGTTCCAACAAATGCTGCATTAGCATTTAATGGTTATGCTTTAAATGATATTGCAAATGTTGTTTTAAATGATGATATTGAATATACAATTGAATATACAGAAGAATTACCAGTAGAAGCTGGATTCCAAGCTGTAGAATTTGATTCATTACCAAATAAATTCGGTACTGACAGAGTTGAATATAGAGGTTACGATTTATCATCTACTAGTTCTGAAGCATGTGATGAAACAAATGTAAGCAATACAGCTAAGTTTGAAGTATCTGAAAATGAAATGGTAATTTACCAAGCAAACCCAATTAACCAATTTAATGAATTTACAGCAATTGCACATGAGTTTAAAGATAATCTTGAATCAGGTATTTTCTTCTCTAAAGCTGCATTTGATAAATTAGAATTATCTAAAGGTGATAAAGTAAAAGTTAATGCAAATGGTTCTGAATTAGAATTAAATGCTTATACTGATATTCAAATTGCTGGTGATATTGCTTATGTATCTACATTTGATAAAAACTCATCTTCAAAAGTTTTATTTGATACTTATAGATTTAATAAAGCTCAAGTAGTAAAGGCATAG
- a CDS encoding ATP-binding protein translates to MKELIDFIKSDKLETTKFFKKLKCTKEEGKILQYLTKEYVGGRDTLVVIDVLTEFYDVKTYQHLDKLDLIKSLLECGWLEQIAFDQIKLNEISKLELINSNISLSSSYLKLLDKGSSDFILPEIKNYSDHLEYLQDQFFKIDLAQQLNVVKKNFDVNSPSSNRLKSKLVLLENRIKERVKVTNNSIMLEDFFSENELSEKEQTLFLALLKEEYSGGDGSIRDMNALIELISSDDYEKIKYRSLLEESSNLVSKTLVDYDEVLTAFGGINRNFYIPDEVLYKISHPTKKKTRRSKIKLDSIIKDQDTFELITTTKDLDDVVLNGKTRETLDGLLKQVDKDVIGRLKQWGLKDKKKGIEAKIIFYGVAGTGKTITALAMAKSLKKEVLSFDCSKILSMYVGESEKNVRAIFDKYYELRETTKSEPILLLNEADQFLSSRTSGAGNGSDKMHNQMQNIFLEQIERFDGILIATTNLLENLDKAFSRRFNYKIEFIKPNKEQRVTLWSKLLPEALPLAEDFDIEKLAKHELTGGQIELVIKNTAYKIAISEEPIFKVEDFEEQITKEQKGQFDSENKVGFF, encoded by the coding sequence ATGAAAGAATTAATTGATTTTATTAAATCAGATAAATTAGAAACGACAAAATTTTTTAAAAAATTAAAATGTACAAAAGAAGAAGGGAAAATCCTTCAATACTTAACAAAAGAGTATGTAGGTGGTAGAGATACTTTAGTTGTAATAGATGTATTAACAGAGTTTTACGATGTAAAAACTTATCAGCATTTAGACAAACTAGATTTAATCAAATCTTTACTTGAATGTGGATGGTTAGAACAAATAGCCTTTGATCAAATCAAACTAAATGAGATATCAAAATTAGAACTTATTAATTCTAATATTTCATTATCTAGTTCGTATTTAAAATTATTAGATAAAGGAAGTAGTGACTTTATTCTTCCAGAGATTAAAAACTATAGTGACCACTTGGAGTATTTACAAGATCAGTTTTTCAAAATAGATTTAGCACAACAGTTAAATGTAGTGAAGAAAAATTTTGATGTAAACTCACCTAGTTCAAATAGATTGAAATCAAAATTAGTTTTATTAGAGAATAGAATTAAAGAGAGAGTAAAAGTTACTAATAACTCTATTATGTTAGAAGACTTCTTTAGTGAAAATGAACTAAGTGAAAAAGAACAGACTTTATTTTTAGCTTTATTAAAAGAAGAGTATTCAGGTGGTGATGGTTCAATAAGAGATATGAATGCTTTAATTGAATTAATTTCATCAGATGATTATGAAAAGATTAAATATAGATCTTTATTAGAAGAGAGCTCAAACTTAGTATCTAAAACACTAGTTGATTATGATGAGGTTCTTACAGCCTTTGGTGGAATAAATAGAAACTTCTATATTCCAGATGAGGTTTTATACAAAATCTCTCATCCAACAAAGAAAAAAACTAGAAGATCTAAAATCAAACTTGATTCTATTATTAAAGATCAAGATACATTTGAGTTAATCACAACTACTAAAGATTTAGATGATGTAGTTCTAAATGGAAAAACAAGAGAGACTTTAGATGGTCTTTTAAAACAAGTAGACAAAGATGTTATTGGTAGACTTAAGCAGTGGGGATTAAAAGATAAGAAAAAAGGTATTGAAGCTAAAATTATCTTTTATGGAGTAGCTGGTACTGGTAAAACAATTACAGCTTTAGCAATGGCTAAATCTCTTAAAAAAGAAGTACTTAGTTTTGACTGTTCAAAAATTCTTTCTATGTATGTAGGTGAGAGTGAAAAGAATGTAAGAGCTATTTTTGATAAATATTATGAGTTAAGAGAAACAACAAAATCTGAACCAATTTTATTATTAAATGAAGCAGATCAGTTCTTAAGTTCTAGAACATCAGGTGCTGGTAATGGTAGTGACAAAATGCATAACCAAATGCAAAATATTTTCCTAGAACAAATTGAAAGATTTGATGGAATTTTAATAGCAACTACAAACCTTTTAGAAAACCTAGATAAAGCATTTTCTAGAAGATTCAATTATAAAATAGAGTTTATAAAACCAAATAAAGAACAAAGAGTTACTTTATGGTCAAAGCTTTTACCAGAAGCTCTTCCCTTAGCCGAAGACTTTGATATTGAAAAATTAGCAAAACATGAATTAACTGGTGGACAAATCGAGTTAGTAATAAAAAATACAGCTTACAAAATCGCTATTAGTGAAGAACCTATCTTTAAAGTAGAAGACTTTGAAGAACAAATTACAAAAGAGCAAAAAGGTCAATTTGATAGTGAAAACAAAGTAGGTTTCTTTTAG
- the nuoI gene encoding NADH-quinone oxidoreductase subunit NuoI yields MSFKEFKNRNISEDYVTVQEDNYPKTEWETFKQVLSRSVKGELFTGLKITWKMMTGALFNGEMATVQYPKEKLPIGPRYRAVHKLLVLLESGSERCIGCGLCEKICIANCIRMETKIDEDSRKAVSEYTINMGRCIFCGYCAEVCPELAIVHGGRYENSSEQRAHFSLKEDILTPFDQLNQQTEFAGFGSVSPDADKKIKKTPLSY; encoded by the coding sequence ATGAGTTTTAAAGAATTTAAAAACAGAAATATTTCTGAAGATTACGTAACAGTTCAAGAAGATAATTATCCAAAGACTGAATGGGAAACTTTCAAACAGGTCTTAAGTAGATCTGTTAAAGGTGAATTATTCACTGGTTTAAAAATTACTTGGAAAATGATGACTGGTGCTCTTTTCAATGGAGAAATGGCAACAGTTCAATATCCAAAAGAAAAATTACCAATAGGTCCTAGATATAGAGCCGTACATAAATTACTTGTTTTATTAGAATCAGGTAGTGAAAGATGTATTGGTTGTGGTTTATGTGAAAAGATCTGTATTGCTAACTGTATTAGAATGGAAACTAAAATAGATGAAGATTCTAGAAAAGCAGTAAGTGAATATACAATTAATATGGGTAGATGTATTTTCTGTGGTTATTGTGCAGAAGTTTGTCCAGAACTTGCAATTGTACATGGAGGAAGATATGAAAACTCTTCTGAGCAAAGAGCTCACTTCTCATTAAAAGAAGATATTTTAACACCATTTGATCAATTAAACCAACAAACAGAATTTGCTGGTTTCGGTTCGGTATCACCAGATGCTGATAAAAAAATTAAAAAAACACCACTGTCGTACTAA
- a CDS encoding NAD(P)H-quinone oxidoreductase subunit 3: MTHMEFAHPYFGAFIMFVVTFTAFGATVWLSRFVSRKIARLDTEKLKTTLYECGPEVTKQPNTISTQFYLIALLFILFDVEIIFMFPWAINFKLLGWFGFIEMLLFITLLAIGFLYAWKKGALEWHSIK, from the coding sequence ATGACACACATGGAGTTTGCCCATCCTTATTTTGGTGCATTTATTATGTTCGTAGTTACCTTTACTGCATTTGGTGCTACGGTATGGCTATCGCGATTTGTTAGCCGTAAAATCGCAAGACTTGACACTGAAAAACTGAAGACAACATTATATGAATGTGGACCAGAAGTTACAAAACAACCAAACACAATCTCAACGCAATTTTATTTAATAGCATTGCTTTTTATTTTATTTGATGTAGAAATCATTTTCATGTTCCCATGGGCTATTAACTTTAAGCTACTTGGATGGTTTGGATTTATTGAAATGTTACTTTTCATCACATTATTAGCAATTGGATTTTTATATGCTTGGAAAAAAGGAGCCCTTGAATGGCACAGCATAAAGTAA
- a CDS encoding NADH-quinone oxidoreductase subunit J: protein MFEVVAFIMFAVLTVSMFGITVLTNNALYALSSMAAGMIFISAFFFLLDADFLGAVQIVVYTGAIMSLYAFGMMFFDSLSTVKEKINNPRLVFLLSGIVALIIVVIFISPVIGENVTANYPVHPEVGNSADVGYVLFTKYLVPFEVAAIMLLVAMIGGIVLAGKKMNESYSEMHEEEIDALIAKEAKEAESKEAK, encoded by the coding sequence ATGTTTGAAGTAGTAGCTTTTATAATGTTTGCAGTACTTACAGTTTCAATGTTTGGAATTACAGTACTTACAAACAACGCTTTATACGCGCTAAGTTCAATGGCTGCAGGGATGATTTTCATCTCAGCATTCTTTTTCTTACTTGACGCAGATTTCCTAGGGGCCGTACAAATTGTAGTTTATACAGGTGCAATTATGTCTTTATATGCCTTTGGTATGATGTTTTTTGATTCTTTATCAACTGTAAAAGAAAAGATTAATAATCCAAGATTAGTATTCTTATTATCTGGAATTGTAGCTTTAATTATTGTTGTTATTTTCATCTCTCCAGTTATTGGTGAAAATGTTACAGCTAATTATCCTGTTCATCCAGAAGTAGGTAACTCTGCTGATGTTGGTTATGTTTTATTTACTAAATACTTAGTTCCATTTGAAGTTGCAGCAATTATGTTACTTGTTGCAATGATTGGTGGAATTGTTTTAGCTGGTAAAAAAATGAATGAATCTTATTCTGAAATGCATGAAGAAGAAATTGATGCTTTAATAGCAAAAGAAGCTAAAGAAGCAGAATCTAAGGAGGCTAAATGA
- a CDS encoding NADH-quinone oxidoreductase subunit C, with product MRQYKNKDNAQKQAYFTDRFHVVPSLPRLAPSSDEIFAKDHEEFCKHINVSDAYIEHTHLVMIINKNAVVEAMTYLRDELEYDMLMELSAIDYLAAKDGYEVFYEMLSLSKHKRLRIKCFLPKDEAIKSVTSVFKSANWSEREMYDMLGVKVEGHFNLKRILMPDDWYDHPLRKTYPLQGDEAASWYEVDKIFGKEARDIIGPEQRDPAAIDRYDTTRFARLGHEVPYETDISEFEPETAISYQEDDISGIMKKLKPEESVVLKRRR from the coding sequence ATGAGACAGTATAAAAACAAAGACAATGCACAAAAACAAGCCTATTTTACTGATAGATTCCATGTAGTACCAAGTCTACCAAGACTTGCTCCTTCAAGTGATGAAATATTTGCCAAAGATCATGAAGAGTTCTGTAAACATATTAATGTAAGTGATGCTTATATTGAACATACACACTTAGTAATGATTATCAACAAAAATGCAGTTGTTGAGGCAATGACTTACTTAAGAGATGAATTAGAATACGATATGTTAATGGAACTTTCTGCTATTGATTATCTAGCAGCTAAAGATGGATACGAAGTATTCTATGAAATGTTATCACTTTCAAAACATAAAAGACTAAGAATCAAATGTTTCTTACCAAAAGATGAAGCTATTAAATCTGTTACATCTGTTTTCAAATCAGCAAACTGGTCTGAAAGAGAAATGTATGATATGTTAGGTGTAAAAGTTGAAGGTCACTTCAATTTAAAAAGAATTCTTATGCCAGATGATTGGTATGATCACCCACTTAGAAAAACTTATCCTCTTCAAGGTGACGAGGCTGCTTCATGGTATGAAGTAGATAAAATCTTTGGAAAAGAAGCTAGAGATATTATTGGACCTGAACAAAGAGATCCAGCTGCAATTGATAGATATGATACTACTAGATTTGCAAGACTTGGACATGAAGTTCCTTACGAAACAGATATTTCTGAATTTGAACCTGAAACTGCTATTTCTTACCAAGAAGATGATATCAGTGGAATTATGAAAAAATTAAAACCTGAAGAATCAGTTGTTTTAAAAAGAAGAAGGTAG